The genomic interval agaggagctgctcctgggcagagctgtctctctgcagcgctgccgcttgccatgagctccctctgtcccaggggcccagcccagctcagcagcacaggagcagcccatgatgtccctttctctgtcccctctgggctcccttcTGGTattcctggggctccaggggaacGTCCTatgaaacagtgtgaagtaatcagtgctgtttcttttctcacctCTACAGAGACAGTTCCTTCCTGCAgtagtatttttcatattagaatCTGGGCATGAGAATCATCTtcccttgtcccatcattagacaggacaccaggaagaTTACAGCAAAGATCTAAACTCTCCAAGCTAGAGAGAAGAATATCTCCAGTTGAATGAGTTTcggtattttattttgtgtttgtagcCCTTGGGTtagaaagacattcagcaatcttctggccatgtcatgtctctgttctgaagcaaagcctttgcacacatggagTCTTgcacacttggtaccaggtttccttgtggcaggtcagaggtttcctggtgccacagctgagatggttcagcccagatgtgaggcaatgtcctcagccagggacctgactggtggagctggagctgtcagtgttgcagacagagctgtgacacagatggaataaactgccaaggcagggtggcagaagttagttcatctggtcttcaaggacagcagcctccaagcacagcaacagtccagaacaaaactcagtctagacctgtaaggatATTCAAGAGCcacataatgagctgttcctactTCAGGAatagttaaaggagaaacaaagacaccgtgtggccactgatgaatttaataagagaaagaggtgagagtctctgtgtcctcttgtcctccatcttcaccagcatgtTCTCCCAGGCCACTCTGCCTCAAGGTAGGAATCTGgaggagaacaaccagcagtggatggggatcaagtcaggggtcactggaactaacacaatcctgaccagtccatggggcaggaggggcagcaccccaggagctgagacagcaggacgatgtcacagggaggccactctccaccatctctgaaagctcatggacatggggggactccctgaccactggcacctctcacacattgtgtgcactttaCAGAAATGGCCAATGGGTGTGCAGGGGAACTCaaggctgtgccccagagcatgtccactgggaccccatttctgggtgtctgaaagagaaggtgaaggggtttacccagggtaggttgtgcctgtccgccctctttgctttctgtgaggaaaggacaggattgTTGGTTGCGGGGAGAACACtgatggtctgttacctggaagtcaggaagacattcatcatcatcccctgcaatattaGAGTGTCCAAgttaggatattatggtctgtgtcagtgtgtaagtcgATGAGTAAAAAGCAATCTGTttggttgggcttggaaaggtgctataggaagggagaaactttgcagtcatgaggacagtcaagcactggaagctgtttcccaggcatgtgcactcactctgtcccagaaagtgtccaagatgtgtttggataaagccctgagtaatctggtctgaccctcctttgcgcaggaggttggtcaagacacctcccaagctccctttgagcctggatgatgctgtccttccttcccctttgtattttccatttagggagagctctcaagttctccctgaccacagaactaattcacatgaggtgcagggctgctttacaagtacccGAAGCATGCCGgaccacaacttttgcatcccttttcatttgccccaacccagggtCTCCTCTTTTTTGCTCTCCTCATGTCCAACTCCTTAATCCttttagagcaggttgctcaagaggtgtcagcatccatgtacggagtctgcacatcagccagacaTCAAAGTCACCATCAagagtcttttaccccaggaaggggaaaacttccaatgcaggcaccaaaccagtgcccaacctgcctggagagccaggacagttgtgtcacacaacagcagcctctgagggaaGATGCAcgtgatgggaattgaaatggtttcaacccaaatcatagaatcatagaatcataggatcatagaatcatttaggctggaaaacacccttaagaacatggagtccaaccataaatcaaacactgccaaggccaccactaaaccatatccctaagcaacacctctccacatcttttaaatactgccagggatggaagataaaatcctgagctggcaggacaccattaagtgcagttagacataagatacttgtcatgcctgtgagttcagacctcaTTGGCAGAATGTCTCAGAACCCCTcagtgaggagggcagggtgttggggagatgggagcacgtttcagtttcctagatcccaggacagagcccaagccatccttcCTGTCAACTCTCCCATCcaatttcttgagatgcaaatctggtgggccttctgtggataatcatgttaaaaggcgtgaataatccttcaagtgtttgtgtaatttctctaagagtgtcagtacaaaaaaaaatttgaagaaatattaatCTGCCTCAATATAATTATCTCCCACATTTCACTCTGCATcagtggtagccccactggcagtgcaAATTAAATAGCTGTTTGCAGTATAAAGCATGATACCCCATCTataagtacacatctaagtggttcagatgaagggtggtctggcaaaagtcaccctttgtgtccccaggtgcacggacactgctcatgtgcctctgcagagaggggcagaagctggatccccttctcgggacacactccttccaggagagacacagcaatggaggtaactcatcaggtcttcatggcatttcactcagcatcagttttgacgTATTGGGTGCTTTTCTGTGAGtaccctttctgcacaaatgatcataaaagACAGCCGTTTACTAagacatggtcataaaggggctgttaggacaagaaagctcaccatgaactctggagagagcgaggaagtttataataagcagcaggaagaaccaagaagctcaaggtctcttctggagagcgggaggccctgagcagcagagattggccatgtgtaggcgtgggagagggtcagggcacgtcagggagaagcaatgagatggctgatggtttagtgaacccttacagccatgtctgagcccagaaatggaaagcagttgatgtctgtgggtggaggaggaataggaggaagattttcctgggaatatggaaggaagaaaggcctctcttgggctaattGTATATGGTAGTGACATTGccatcttgtgggcatggctgtgcctgggagatggggaatggctgctgctggggctggctgtgctcagtcatggcccatgaggtgaccctgctctgctcctctcttacactgcccacacttgcacggacctcaggaaatatccatgaacctggtggatgcataACCTCCTGGAGTGATGGGTATGGATCCAAAGAGAGGATTCAAGCAGGTTTGGGACTGAGACActgaggtgattggtgaccattgccaagtgtatgaaagaagctggaggagttgtGAGGAActcccaggcatttccaactccacagaaaaccagagccttgcagttaaagcaacagcacttgacataaaacccacccccaaaacacaaagcagtcACACTGTCCAaaggaaaagccttgaaaaacatttgagaaaaatttaccaagccccaggggtcagggctcagccattctgatgataaaaaaacaaacatcaagggctgacatggcaccagagccacctccgcATCACCTTCACCACCTGTAACcggtgtctccaagtctttccttcaccaacctccagggacagggacctcaactggttgtttccttcacagccgtgtcagtgatggcccttcgtgaggtcccaaacaccctcagaaacttgggttTTGCTTCggcctttcacttcatcagaggtttgttcattctttcagtagctgcagttcaggatcatggcagcagagggctcattaacatctaAAATGCTCTTTCAAGCGAAGGctttgtgcagcattttcctaAAGACTTCATCTGGTGTGGATGATCAGGAGATTTCGGGAATAGCCAAACggagagcatttccataataaatagcaataaagccaaatttcttctgtttccttccctgctcacccttccctccctttccagaacaggtggtatcagcagcctccagttcATATTGATGcggagcatctcctgataaagactgaatatgtcagaaaagtggTGCCTAAATCACCATGCTGGCCCATCAGGCAGCCGTGTTAAGCAGttgtcccaagatcctctggactgctGGCACCTGCAGATTTGCCCGGCCAGTGACTGTGAGGGCAACTACAGctccccataggaacctgctcattgactggagacttcctcaggttgctgacagaagaccttttccatttcttctccatgatcaagtagtttgtaacacctaAGGCATTGTCACCCCGTATttggtttacatggcaaagtcttggaactgggggtgagtgtgggtgtgctacagttgtcacctctctgagaagacaacagaagTTTGACCGACGTCAGCCAGAGCGAATTTCAGCTGgttccaagatggacccactccttgacacacctgagccactcagtgatgtTGATAgaacctctgtgatattgtatttgagaaagggtaaaaaatgctacacaacagcaggtgggagagagaagggaggaaatgtgagagaaaaaacactgcagacaccaaggtcatatcccataggacccaagtaggtccctcagcaggccaaagcctgctctcctgaaatcctgctctttgccttgttatcatcttccaggagcctcagctctactttctcatccctgactgttacatccctgaccaactctttctgctttgtaagtgtgaagtcccacagggcacctcacctcactgacccctcagtcacccgtgtcaggaagatgttgtcaatgagctccaaaaccctcctggacgccaggtaccttgcagatattggaatatcttaggtctgcaacAAGGAAACCTGaagcctggaaacatgaggcttttttcatttatctgaaggaggcctcatctaattcctcttcccgATCAGGGAGCCTGTAGCTGctgtccagtcaccacaacattgctcatgttgttctgccctctcatgctgactcctcaacgTTCAGCTGACACTGTCTCCATGCATTCCAAAtgctctcccacatgaaggcaaaattccactctctgtgtcctgtaactcctcatgctgtCGTCTTAGGAGAGACACCCTCGTCAGGATAAGCCATCCGCATGCAAACattaacagctgagcaaatggagcttccatccagggagagtccagatCTTGAGAAAATCTGGGATTTGCCCATCACAAAGTTCTGAAACTGAACAAGGAGAagtgagcagtgctggggaggctgcagtaATAGGAGAgaagcctgagagtgcttgaagggtggtttcagagatggtggaggttttcttcatagtgggaaacagaatAGGGATGAAATCAaggcacaaagtgcagctggggaggtccaggctggacatgcagagaaaggaatgtgagtggaagggcagtgctgtggtggagcaggtcacccagagggagtctgcatcagcccaaggctttgtgcttcaaggaacagctggggaggatggagagatatcagcaaaggaaggaagatgttcagacaagagcaaggtggggcagcaggggggatgtctccagcctgcagggaaagaggtgcaggtgatgccacagcataggacaggctgtcgtggagatggtcaagggatgtaaaaaggctgaaagcccccaacagacatgagctccttctccccttagcaatggctgttgtctccacctctagtgtctgtgaggagacaccttgtccttacagcacaggggcctcatggcctgcttgtccccagccaggaacctgggaggtgtgggaccatagtcctgcccttggccttgcacagccccacatcacagtgtcccaggaagagccctgggcaatgtgagagggacaggatctgatttcccagggtttgggggtcagGGATTGGCCCTTcggttaatgaaacacatccaggtgtacTCAGCTTCAGAGCCACCTGTACTTTGCTTTTAGTGACTTGTCATCTCCgcctccagttttctgctctaaccaaccctggggatggtttctcagtagtgtccctcagtgggacccattaacattacaagaaactttggagtttgaatctgactttgacttcttgagaagtttcttcaattcctctcaggctgtgaggctcatggactcagcaccaaagccaccagaggggtccttaaagtgcctggggctgctcctgtgctgctgagctgggctgggctcctgggacagagggagctcatggcaagcagcagcgctgcagagagacagctctgcccaggagcagctcctctgcaaagcgcagcagggctgagggctctgcctggggatctcagggagacgagcaaggcagagagagattaaaggtggtcaggatggggaggatgactgacagctcactggaggagaactCTTTGCAGCCCCTtgacatggtaagtctctgggtccagggcaatgcagctgtagctcctggaggcatctcctaaagctggaacagccacagcttATGGGATCCCTATGGAGAGGACTCTTGttcagcaattttgaaaatcaaagcagacgAGTTTGCAGCCaaaggtgcccagggctgtcctgcagagcagggtccctgcaccccagggctgtgccggggcagggactctgccgcctgccagggtcagcgctcagcctgcccggggagatcccaacaacactgaggggagaagctgtggggggaaggatccacctctggctgggcagggtcatGCTATAGGTTCTGCTTGGAATGGGGGTGCTCGTAGCTCCATATTACTTTAGGACATTCCTTGGAGACGTTTGGAAAGGCACAGCAAGATAGGGGCTTTGTGGAAATGAAGGATCCTGTTCTATCAGTCTTGTACTCTAGATTGTCTATGAGCCCAAGgggacacagaaattaatgtctcagttcaggaggatgaactgaaattccaaatctgtGACTCTTAGTAGTGAATAAACCtgtgagtatcagaaatcaacacaccctggcttccagacagcatcaggatgacttttccaggCTCATTGttgttggtctgatgttcccatcagagccggcccacacagagctgcccctgggcagtgccggctgctgggaggggtctgcagggcagagctgagcacacagcggctgggatggggtctgtgacactgacaggaggagacctgggcacagagacacagctgcaggcagggacagctccaggcagcagagcaggggctggtcaggagctcttttgctcctgctctgcaggtggctgctgggggttgtctgctgggcaatgatcggactgtccctttagcacatcccatctccaggagccctgactctgctctgcctgtcctgctgggctcaccagctgcccccagaaaggcccagctctgctgtaggatgccaggagtgctgagcctttccttggggtccgcactctcctgccagagtcctttgcttgtCTCTGTGAGGGgccgtgtcctgctctctccatcacatctccacctctgggctgggacagagaagagtttgcagatctgccctttcaaacagggctctcctgctgctgtgtgagtCCAGTTGTTTGGATTAATTAGAATAATATGTGTCTGAAGTCATTTTAATGGcagcacaaactgaagcacagacagATGAGTACAATCCTGATGGAGACTTCTGCTGTCTGATTCAATTAAGCACCAGAGAAAGCTGAGCCTTTTTGCCTCTCCTGTCTCTCGATTCATCACATTTTCAATCATAGAAATTAGGATTTCTACCCCTGAAAAAACAGCACTCACCTGATGTggtgatggaaaataaaaaaacccagataaaatatttataaaaatatgctaATTGTCTCCTTAGCAGCCCAAGCCCTTGACAGCCATGAGGACAGatattaaactttttcattGCAGGTGGATTACATCTGCCATTCCTTGTGAATGTCAGAgctgtcacaaaccagctcctatgtcctcactgcagcagagcaaagctggctgctgggcagcacacgggcagaggtcctgctcctcacagcacactcagccagcacacaacagagaaacGAAATGCATTTCTATTGGGGTGATATCTATAAAAAATGATGTGGCTTTGTTAAGAGGAGTTTGTCCTAATTTTAcgttgggttttctttttttgaacagaGTCCATATtccaagaaacagcaaatgtccaacagcagctccatcacccagttcctcctcctgccgttcacagacacatgggagctgcagctcttgcacttctggctcttcctgggcatctacctggctgccctcctgggcaacggcctcatcatcaccaccatagcctgtgaccagcacctccacacccccatgtacttcttcctgctcaacctctccctcctcgacctgggctccatctccaccactctccccaaatccatggccaactccctctggaacaccagggccatctcctttttgggatgtgctgcacaagtctttatgtttctctttttcatttcagcagagtattatctcctcaccatcatgtcctatgaccgctacgttgccatttgcaaacccctgcactacgggaccctcctgggcagcagagcttgtgtccacatggcagcagccgcctgggctactgggtttctctatgctctgctgcacacggccaatacattttcactgccactgtgcaagggcagtACTGttgaccagttcttctgtgaaatcccccagatcctcacgctctcctgctcagatgcccaCTACAGGGAAGTTGGGCTTCTCAtgtttagtgcttttttttttgagggatgttttattttcatttttttctcctatgtgcagatcatcagggctgtgctgaggatcccctctgagcagggacggcacaaagccttttccacctgcctccctcacctggctgtggtctctctTTTCATCAGCACTGGCATttttgcctacctgaaacccccctccatctcatCCCCTTCACTGGACCTGGtgctgtctgttctgtactcggtggttcctccagcagtgaaccccctcatctacagcatgaggaaccaggagctgcaggattcagtgtggaaatTGATAACTGCACTTTTACAATTATAAACAGCAACAAACTCTCaccctctgcagagcagttaTAGTGTAACTCATTACATTCTCAGcgtttcttgttgttgttgtggttgtgttttgtcaTAAAGTTGTCATTCCtttcctaattcactgtctgcctttttttctgaccaagtgtctatggaaatgaggagcccttttctctacttttttaaaaaaatgtataaaaggccctgcagtgtttcattttgttttatttttcccctgagatcttcttttaaggcctttttggagctgcagcgacagtttctgtctgcattagtggaggggagcagagtcccagcctggcagcgctgccagggagcagcagcccttggtcttccagagctgttctcgttccactcccacactctccttctcatcccttgtgttggtgcaaggcctgagtgctctggcagcttggtcaccgtcctgctgtgtgtcagtcctgtgagcgcaggcagggacaggcaatgggcactgctgtgacagagctggcctcagaacagcgTTCCATGAAGAATGGTGATCTGCTGAGTGCAGTCCTGGAAGTTTTAGGTCTTCTTTCATAGCTTTTCTCAAGAACATGCCCAagaaagtggcccacagatgaaacaccattgtgcagctgcacagtgtgtgtgtgcagggctgggcacacagcagtgtcctctcacagccaggcctcctgccagagacctgcaggacaagcagagcaggggctgggctgtgcccctgtgcactggacaccccttgggaaggagcctcaggtcaatcatcatgGACCAGCctctcacaaccaccatttccagcactggcctctcacccacagaggttgttcttatctccatggatggacactgaatgagtagttcagcagtccatgtttgtattgtacagatgagatatgagcacgcacatcatgtacatgagtTGACATGAACCCTAGTGAGCaaaaacaccatcagctattccagGGTTTTCCGTGAAGGACTgggggacagacagtgtctcaaggtcacttcatgttgggaggaacatcccatgggaaaacacgtgaatgcagcactgggttgtcCTTCCTTGAACTGTGCCCATTCCacatgatgtgggacatctcagatgaagACAGAGCAGGGACACACACCTTAAGGCTGAGGTACCTCCCATCCCTTgagagtggcaacaggaggttttcattgaacagatgagctgtgagcatgcacatcatgtgtGTGAGGTGACAGGAACCCGAGGTGAGATGAGCCCAAGTGAAAAATAACCAGACATTCCTTGAgcttccatgaaggcctgtggggcagACGGTGTCTAGATGTCACTTcatgttggatgttacatacCAGAGGAATCTGCCTGGATGCAGGACTGGGATGTTTATGTGCTCAAATCGTTAGTAGGATATACATTTGATAACTTCCCTAATACAAGCATACATTcatctggtcaggtcctgggccataggAGGTTGATGGATGGGCATGGTGTGTTATGACATCAGCTGTGTGTCAGTGTCTCctaatccagtcagaagcgtgtggctgtgaaggggactgtgaggtcagttctgtctctggaggtgacaggccagcagcagggacacggctgggaaagaacctctgcctaAGTACCTACAGGTCccacccaggaagaggccttggagacggaTTGTCATGTTCATCTCATCTGAGtacatgatgggacagcagcagggacatggtcatgtctatcagagaagctgaaaggccagcagcagtcctgaGATTTAGAAGATCATTGTGAGATTACTTCTCTCTGTTCGAGTGCAAGATgacaagaagactaacaggttgggttctCTGTTTGATGGGCAGTTACTCAGGTGGCTGAGCGTTCCTTggtaatgggaaaaaaaaagaagagggaaaaaaaagtcatgaagtGCAGTTTGGAAGGTGAgaactggatatcaggaggaagaaatgtcactagaagggcagtgctgtgatgcaagaggtcacccagagggagctggatcagcccatggctttgtgttccaaagaacagccagtgagggtgcagacacatcagtgaagggacagaaatgctggggtgagagcaggtggggaagcgagatgggtgtctacagcctgcagggaaggaggggcaggtgtaggaccgtgtagaacagcctgtgatggagatggcaaagggcgctggcaaggctggaagggaccaacagaacccaggtctctgtccccttggccatggcagttgtctgtgccactgaggcctaggagaagacatgttgtcctcatggcactggggcctcgttgcctccttggAGGCCCAATGaagaagctggaagttgttgtaccagtgttgtccttccctcggccttgcacacccacatcccacggtcccaggaagagccctgaacCGTGTATGAGTGACAGGattccccttcccattgcctggaggtcatggcttctcctttctgcttctggctgtctgaaatcacctccctgtcctccttgtccTCCTTGTGCTTTAGCACAGCTTCtgggaggatctgttccatgatcttcccaggcacaggtaacagattgacaggtcagtagttttcagggtcctcctttctacagcagaggagagaaacactgccacacagcgcagcttGGAATGTGGAAACTGGacatgagaaggaagaaatgtcactcaaagggtagtgctgtggtacaagaaatcatTCAGAAGGAGCATGAGTTCAGTCCACcaccttgtgtttcaaggaacagaccatgagagtggagacacatcagtcaatgtatggaaataccTGGGTGAGAGCGAGGGGAGGAAGcaagatgggtgtctgcagcctgcagggaaacagaagcagctgtggggcagtgtaggacaacctgtggtggagatggcaaagggcactggcaaggctggatgtaaccaagagaacccaaatctttgtccccttggctatggcaatcatcatgttgtcctcaggcactgggggcacctcatggcctccttgcacatccccaggaaggctgggaactgtcacaccattgtccttcactcagcatcacacagcccacatccccctgccccaggaagagccctgagcaatgggtgagggacaggatctgccttcccaggggctgggggtcaggccttggcctctctgcttcatccaacaaaaccaggcttttctcagcacctcagctgcctgcacatgaccctttgtttatctgccatcatggcctccaattctctgctctaacgagtccctggggaggctttgctggtacttgtcCTcggtggaactcattaatacttcaaggtacttagtacttatttcttctgactttgacttctggcaaggtttgtgcaatctcctctcagcacctcagtgagtttcaaggactcagcaccaaatgcaccatggggctcattacactgaagaaagctctaagaaaccatgtctcttcttgtaatttccttctacTCTTGTACAGTGAATTAGAGAGTTTTCTTGGTGTAACTAtgtagaaagatttcaaaaagcttctaataaaagcgtctttctattttaaagggtgtatttcattaatttttccgtttaaagaaaatattctatcaGTATTATATCgatccagggtctctcctgtggaggtctggactggttggagaaggtCTGACACTTGAGGcctgacactgtgtggacaaccttgctcctcacctccccaaccccatcatttctctcattggccacctaggacttgcatcccttttccttacaccagacttctccactgcagtctgcagctggatgttccagctcctttgcaccagctcccacctgctctccttggagacctggctgcacacaggcaaagagggacttttctttccttttgaacaaacaaaataaaactgataagattcatgattaaaagaaaacacactcctcaactgtatgccaaggacaaactgccaccaatgagaTTCACCATTCACAAGGCATaaccatgagaaaatattttaggcagaaatgaattacaaaataaacacaataaaagagttggctaaagacagaattag from Caloenas nicobarica isolate bCalNic1 chromosome 29, bCalNic1.hap1, whole genome shotgun sequence carries:
- the LOC135999684 gene encoding olfactory receptor 14C36-like, giving the protein MSNSSSITQFLLLPFTDTWELQLLHFWLFLGIYLAALLGNGLIITTIACDQHLHTPMYFFLLNLSLLDLGSISTTLPKSMANSLWNTRAISFLGCAAQVFMFLFFISAEYYLLTIMSYDRYVAICKPLHYGTLLGSRACVHMAAAAWATGFLYALLHTANTFSLPLCKGSTVDQFFCEIPQILTLSCSDAHYREVGLLMFSAFFFEGCFIFIFFSYVQIIRAVLRIPSEQGRHKAFSTCLPHLAVVSLFISTGIFAYLKPPSISSPSLDLVLSVLYSVVPPAVNPLIYSMRNQELQDSVRVQMSHIFRASSIS